A part of Nocardioides sp. WS12 genomic DNA contains:
- the mftA gene encoding mycofactocin precursor MftA (Mycofactocin is a small molecule electron carrier derived from the final two amino acids, Val-Tyr, of MftA, the mycofactocin precursor. It plays a role in redox homeostasis and the metabolism of alcohols and aldehydes in Actinobacteria, including Mycobacterium tuberculosis.) produces MDPKVEVQLDEVLVEESLVEDVSIDGMCGVY; encoded by the coding sequence ATGGACCCGAAAGTGGAAGTTCAGTTGGACGAAGTACTCGTCGAGGAATCGCTCGTCGAGGACGTATCGATTGACGGCATGTGCGGCGTCTACTGA
- the mftC gene encoding mycofactocin radical SAM maturase (MftC is a radical SAM/SPASM enzyme that catalyzes the first two steps in biosynthesis of the electron carrier mycofactocin from the terminal Val-Tyr dipeptide of the precursor peptide MftA.) — MTLTPTRPASTGRPVVGKLVDQFEHGLDAPICLTWELTYACNLACLHCLSSSGRRDPRELSTEECKALIDEFQRMQIFYVNIGGGEPTIRPDFWELLDYAVQHDVGVKFSTNGFRITPERAAMLAATDYVDVQISLDGATAEVNDHVRGAGTYDAALKAMGNLQAAGMTDFKLSVVCTRHNISQLDDFKAIADKFGAQLRLTRLRPSGRGADVWDDLHPLPEQQRELYDWLVANGDKVLTGDSFFHLSAYGEALPGLNLCGAGRVVCLVDPIGDVYACPFAIHDTFLAGNVRSTGGFDEVWKHSALFEELRSPQTGGACSSCSAFDTCRGGCMAAKFFTGLPLDGPDPECVKGHADSLNAAERERPGSSQDHSHKGPVRNAPVPLELTPTRLSSPCDENPLLPGRAVG, encoded by the coding sequence ATGACCTTGACCCCGACCCGTCCCGCATCGACCGGCCGACCGGTGGTCGGCAAGTTGGTCGACCAGTTCGAGCACGGCCTCGACGCACCCATCTGTCTGACCTGGGAACTCACCTACGCCTGCAACCTGGCGTGCCTCCACTGCCTGTCCTCGTCGGGCCGGCGTGATCCGCGGGAACTGTCGACCGAGGAGTGCAAGGCGCTCATCGACGAGTTCCAGCGGATGCAGATCTTCTACGTCAACATCGGCGGCGGCGAGCCGACGATCCGGCCTGACTTCTGGGAGTTGCTCGACTACGCGGTCCAGCACGACGTCGGGGTGAAGTTCTCCACCAACGGCTTCCGGATCACCCCCGAGCGGGCTGCCATGCTCGCGGCGACCGACTACGTCGACGTACAGATCTCGCTCGACGGGGCCACGGCCGAGGTCAACGACCACGTCCGCGGTGCAGGCACGTACGACGCCGCGCTCAAGGCGATGGGCAACCTGCAGGCCGCCGGGATGACGGACTTCAAGCTGTCGGTCGTGTGCACCCGGCACAACATCAGCCAGCTCGACGACTTCAAGGCCATTGCGGACAAGTTCGGCGCGCAGTTGCGCCTGACCCGACTCCGTCCGTCCGGCCGCGGTGCCGACGTCTGGGACGACCTGCACCCGCTCCCCGAGCAGCAGCGCGAGCTCTATGACTGGTTGGTGGCCAACGGCGACAAGGTGCTCACCGGTGACTCCTTCTTCCATCTCTCCGCGTACGGCGAGGCGCTTCCCGGCCTGAACCTGTGCGGCGCGGGTCGGGTGGTCTGCCTGGTCGACCCGATCGGCGACGTCTATGCCTGTCCCTTTGCGATCCACGACACCTTCCTGGCCGGCAACGTCCGGTCGACCGGAGGGTTCGACGAGGTCTGGAAGCATTCCGCCCTGTTCGAGGAGTTGCGGAGCCCGCAGACGGGCGGCGCCTGCAGTTCCTGCTCGGCGTTCGACACCTGTCGGGGTGGGTGCATGGCCGCGAAGTTCTTCACCGGCCTGCCGCTCGACGGCCCCGATCCGGAGTGCGTCAAGGGACATGCGGATTCGCTGAATGCCGCCGAGAGGGAGCGCCCCGGCAGTTCGCAGGACCACTCGCACAAGGGTCCGGTGCGCAATGCACCGGTGCCACTCGAGCTGACACCCACCCGTCTCTCCAGTCCGTGCGACGAGAACCCGCTCCTTCCCGGCCGCGCCGTGGGATGA
- the mdo gene encoding NDMA-dependent methanol dehydrogenase (This methanol dehydrogenase is considered a nicotinoprotein, since its NADP cofactor remains is not dissociable, but instead remains permanently bound. A member of this family has been shown to act as a formaldehyde dismutase, able to convert two molecules of formaldehyde (plus one water molecule) into one of methanol and one of formate, with no net change in its redox state. More recently, it was shown in Mycobacterium smegmatis that this enzyme is critical to ethanol utilization, for which the biosynthesis of the cofactor-like electron carrier mycofactocin is also required.), producing the protein MQVDELLKPFPIKEFHPFPRALMGPGAHEMIGPEALKLGFRKTLVMTSGLRGTDIVHKIVESMKYHGLEVVVYDKVESNPKDYNVMDSVKLYQENECDSFVSIGGGSSHDACKGARVSVAHDGRNVNEFEGFNMSENPKNPPHIAVSTTAGTGSETSWAYVITDTTTDPDNPHKYVAFDDASITSLAIDDPVLYFDCPTDYTAQCGFDVLAHASEPYVSRINFEPCLGNALHAIKLTSEHLRAAVWNGQDLKGREGMMYAQYIAAQAFNSGGLGIIHSTSHAVSAFYDTHHGLNNAIALPRVWAFNMPANYGRFADIAEAMGIDTHGMTKPQAADAALAASIRLLRDVGIPEKFTDITADSYSKNRLGQGPTPFYENAKVIKGDKEDVDRITNHVLGDACTPGNAKECTFETVRPVIEHCMNGDLDDLIS; encoded by the coding sequence ATGCAAGTCGACGAGCTGCTCAAGCCCTTCCCGATCAAGGAATTCCACCCGTTCCCGCGTGCCCTGATGGGGCCGGGGGCGCACGAGATGATCGGCCCCGAGGCCCTCAAGCTGGGGTTCCGCAAGACCCTGGTGATGACCTCGGGCCTGCGTGGCACGGACATCGTGCACAAGATCGTCGAGTCGATGAAGTACCACGGCCTCGAGGTCGTCGTGTACGACAAGGTCGAGTCCAATCCCAAGGACTACAACGTCATGGACTCGGTGAAGCTCTACCAGGAGAACGAGTGCGATTCGTTCGTCTCCATCGGTGGCGGCTCCTCCCACGACGCCTGCAAGGGCGCTCGGGTCTCGGTCGCCCACGACGGCCGGAACGTGAACGAGTTCGAGGGCTTCAACATGTCCGAGAACCCGAAGAACCCGCCGCACATCGCGGTCTCCACCACGGCCGGCACCGGCTCGGAGACCTCGTGGGCCTACGTCATCACGGACACGACGACCGACCCGGACAACCCGCACAAGTACGTCGCCTTCGACGACGCCTCGATCACCAGCCTGGCGATTGACGACCCGGTGCTGTACTTCGACTGCCCCACGGACTACACGGCCCAGTGTGGATTCGACGTCCTCGCGCACGCCAGTGAGCCGTACGTCTCCCGGATCAACTTCGAGCCGTGCCTGGGCAACGCGTTGCACGCCATCAAGCTGACCTCCGAGCACCTTCGGGCAGCGGTGTGGAACGGCCAGGACCTCAAAGGACGCGAGGGCATGATGTACGCCCAGTACATCGCCGCCCAGGCGTTCAACTCCGGTGGTCTCGGCATCATCCACTCGACGTCGCACGCGGTGAGTGCCTTCTACGACACCCACCACGGCCTCAACAACGCCATCGCACTCCCCCGCGTGTGGGCGTTCAACATGCCGGCGAACTACGGCAGGTTCGCCGACATCGCGGAGGCCATGGGCATCGACACCCACGGCATGACCAAGCCGCAGGCAGCCGACGCAGCGCTCGCTGCCTCGATCCGCTTGCTGCGCGATGTGGGGATCCCGGAGAAGTTCACCGACATCACCGCGGACAGCTACTCGAAGAACCGTCTGGGCCAGGGCCCGACGCCCTTCTACGAGAACGCCAAGGTGATCAAGGGCGACAAGGAAGACGTGGACCGCATCACCAACCACGTCCTCGGCGACGCCTGCACGCCGGGTAACGCGAAGGAATGCACCTTCGAGACGGTCCGCCCGGTCATCGAGCACTGCATGAACGGCGACCTGGACGACCTCATCTCCTGA
- the mftB gene encoding mycofactocin biosynthesis chaperone MftB (MftB, a small protein, is a peptide chaperone that assists the radical SAM enzyme MftC in performing two modifications to the C-terminal Val-Tyr dipeptide of the mycofactocin precursor peptide, MftA. MftB's role is analogous to the role of PqqD in the biosynthesis of PQQ, a cofactor that derives entirely from a Tyr and a Glu in the precursor PqqA.), producing MSATPVTVDGAWRLSGSVALRPEPFGALAYDFSTRRLSFLKTPTLVDVVRRLGDSPTVGIALTDAQVADDERPAYIAALAGLASGGLIEEQTP from the coding sequence ATGTCCGCCACTCCCGTCACCGTTGACGGGGCCTGGCGCCTGAGCGGCTCGGTGGCACTGCGCCCCGAGCCGTTCGGCGCACTGGCCTATGACTTCTCGACCCGTCGCCTGAGCTTCCTCAAGACGCCGACGCTGGTCGACGTCGTACGACGCCTCGGCGACAGTCCCACGGTCGGGATCGCCCTCACGGACGCCCAGGTCGCCGACGACGAACGCCCCGCCTACATCGCTGCCCTGGCCGGACTGGCCAGCGGCGGCCTGATCGAGGAGCAGACCCCATGA
- a CDS encoding MoxR family ATPase, protein MTTDPRNAAGEGEFDNVHHALERFRDAGYLADDRLATTVFLQTRLGKPVLLEGPAGVGKTQFATSLAAVTGRRLIRLQCYEGQDETKALYEWDYGKQMLYTQILREKIGQVVEDAVDLDEAVERIAKQDSVFFSERFLAPRPLLEAIDSEDPVVLLIDEVDRADEALEAVLLELLSEYQISIPEVGTVKARQLPYVVLTSNNSRDLSAALKRRCLHLFLDYPEAERELEIINSKDTGLSEALAVRLIEIVRGLRELELRKAPSISETIDWARTLAVLGVSELSADVLSSTLNVVVKYERDLKKALAAIPRLADPNATVPDKQDHGHGHGHGHGHGHDADHGHEDGDASGKEIRAAKDQPGRHGNTYGGPANPDAAAPAKAVTAGQGERSFAARSARKRPV, encoded by the coding sequence GTGACCACCGACCCGCGCAACGCAGCCGGCGAAGGCGAATTCGACAACGTCCACCATGCGCTCGAGCGCTTCCGCGACGCCGGATATCTCGCCGACGACCGTCTCGCCACCACGGTGTTTCTCCAGACCCGACTGGGCAAGCCCGTCCTGCTCGAAGGCCCGGCCGGCGTCGGGAAGACCCAGTTCGCCACGAGCCTCGCGGCCGTCACGGGCCGGCGACTGATCCGGCTGCAGTGCTACGAGGGACAGGACGAGACCAAGGCCCTCTACGAGTGGGACTACGGCAAGCAGATGCTGTACACCCAGATCCTGCGCGAGAAGATCGGCCAGGTCGTCGAGGACGCCGTCGATCTCGACGAGGCCGTCGAGAGGATCGCCAAGCAGGACAGCGTGTTCTTCTCCGAGCGGTTCCTGGCACCACGTCCCCTCCTCGAGGCCATTGACTCCGAGGATCCCGTCGTCCTGCTCATCGACGAGGTCGACCGCGCGGACGAGGCCCTGGAGGCCGTGCTCCTGGAACTCCTGTCGGAGTACCAGATCTCCATCCCCGAGGTCGGCACCGTGAAGGCACGACAGTTGCCGTATGTCGTCCTCACGTCCAACAACTCCCGCGACCTGTCGGCGGCGCTGAAGCGACGCTGTCTGCACCTGTTCCTGGACTACCCCGAGGCCGAACGCGAACTCGAGATCATCAACTCCAAGGACACCGGCCTCAGCGAGGCGCTCGCCGTACGCCTGATCGAGATCGTTCGCGGACTGCGTGAGCTGGAACTACGCAAGGCACCCAGCATCTCCGAGACGATCGACTGGGCCCGCACCCTTGCCGTTCTCGGCGTGAGCGAACTCAGCGCCGACGTGCTGTCGTCGACGCTGAACGTGGTGGTGAAGTACGAGCGGGACCTCAAGAAGGCGCTGGCCGCGATCCCCCGCCTGGCCGACCCGAACGCCACGGTGCCGGACAAGCAGGACCACGGACACGGACACGGCCATGGCCACGGACACGGCCACGACGCCGATCACGGGCACGAGGACGGCGACGCGAGCGGCAAGGAGATCCGCGCCGCCAAGGACCAGCCCGGCCGACACGGCAACACGTACGGCGGTCCGGCGAACCCGGATGCCGCAGCGCCGGCGAAGGCCGTGACCGCAGGTCAGGGCGAACGCTC